The following coding sequences lie in one Capsicum annuum cultivar UCD-10X-F1 chromosome 5, UCD10Xv1.1, whole genome shotgun sequence genomic window:
- the LOC107871737 gene encoding uncharacterized mitochondrial protein AtMg00810-like: protein MGEIVKKLDTGFAMKDLGPLSFFLCIEIQQLHTPLPYKYGLQEAIINAVDPSIFRSTVGSLQYVNGTIDHGLRIISQSSFRLYGFSDAYWAGCATTRSSTTRYSAYLGANFVSWSSRKQDTVERSSVEAEYTVLAATTTELTWICYILQDIGVYIQAAPTLFHDNLSGLYMTTNPVMLPEPNM, encoded by the exons ATGGGTGAAATAGTGAAGAAACTGGACACTGGATTTGCTATGAAAGATCTTGGGCCCTTGAGTTTCTTTCTATGTATTGAAATACA GCAGTTACATACCCCATTGCCTTACAAGTATGGTCTACAAGAAGCTATTATAAATGCAGTTGATCCCTCAATCTTTAGAAGCACAGTGGGAAGCCTGCA GTATGTCAATGGAACCATTGATCATGGATTGAGAATTATATCTCAATCCTCCTTCAGGCTCTATGGATTCTCAGATGCATACTGGGCAGGGTGTGCTACAACTAGAAGTTCTACTACTAGATATAGTGCGTATCTTGGTGCAAACTTTGTGTCCTGGTCTTCAAGAAAGCAAGACACTGTTGAAAGATCAAGTGTTGAAGCTGAATATACAGTATTGGCAGCAACTACAACTGAACTCACATGGATTTGCTACATCCTTCAAGATATTGGAGTATATATCCAGGCTGCTCCCACTCTCTTTCATGACAACCTGAGTGGTTTATACATGACTACTAATCCAGTAATGCTGCCAGAACCAAATATGTAG